From the genome of Phytohabitans rumicis, one region includes:
- a CDS encoding glutamine synthetase family protein, with protein sequence MTTTARKPALSLEELRVAVDAGQIDTVVLALTDMQGRLQGKRFHARFFLDEVVPHGSEGCNYLLAVDVDMNTVDGYAMSSWERGYGDFAMVPDLSTLRRVPWQPGTALLLADLAWLDGSGDVVASPRQVLRRQLERLAGHGLTAYAGTELEFCLYRDSYEDAWRRGYRDLTPANLYNVDYSLLGTARVEPVLRRIRNEMAGAGLVPESAKGECNLGQHEIAFRYDDAVACADHHVIYKNGAKEIAAQEGMSITFMAKPNAREGNSCHIHFSLRTADGSPAMHGDGPAHLSTTGQRVLAGLLATMRELSLFYAPNINSYKRYQAGSFAPTAVRWGTDNRTCALRLVGHGGHSLRVENRVPGADVNPYLAIAALVAGALHGIENELELEEAYGGNAYDDADAPRVPSTLRDALDLWETSAVAREAFGGDVVAHYANNARVELAAFDAAVTDWEMFRGFERL encoded by the coding sequence TTGACCACGACGGCACGCAAGCCGGCGCTCTCGCTCGAAGAGCTGCGCGTGGCGGTGGACGCCGGTCAGATCGACACGGTCGTGCTGGCCCTCACCGACATGCAGGGCCGGCTGCAGGGCAAGCGTTTCCACGCGCGGTTCTTCCTGGACGAGGTGGTCCCGCACGGCAGCGAGGGGTGCAACTACCTGCTGGCGGTGGACGTCGACATGAACACCGTCGACGGGTACGCGATGTCGTCGTGGGAGCGCGGCTACGGCGACTTCGCGATGGTGCCCGACCTGTCCACGCTCCGCCGGGTGCCGTGGCAGCCGGGCACCGCGCTGCTGCTGGCCGACCTGGCCTGGCTGGACGGCTCCGGCGACGTGGTGGCCTCGCCGCGGCAGGTGCTGCGCCGCCAGCTGGAGCGGCTGGCCGGGCACGGGCTGACCGCGTACGCCGGCACCGAGCTGGAGTTCTGCCTCTACCGCGACTCGTACGAGGACGCGTGGCGGCGCGGCTACCGCGACCTGACCCCGGCCAACCTCTACAACGTCGACTACTCGCTGCTCGGCACCGCCCGGGTCGAGCCGGTGCTGCGCCGCATCCGCAACGAGATGGCCGGCGCGGGCCTGGTGCCGGAGAGCGCCAAGGGCGAGTGCAACCTTGGGCAGCACGAGATCGCCTTCCGGTACGACGACGCGGTCGCCTGCGCCGACCACCACGTGATCTACAAGAACGGGGCGAAGGAGATCGCCGCCCAGGAGGGCATGTCGATCACCTTCATGGCCAAGCCCAACGCGCGCGAGGGCAACTCCTGCCACATCCACTTCTCGCTGCGTACGGCCGACGGGAGCCCGGCCATGCACGGGGATGGGCCCGCCCATTTATCCACCACGGGGCAGCGGGTGCTGGCCGGGCTGCTCGCCACGATGCGTGAGCTGAGCCTCTTCTACGCCCCCAACATCAACTCGTACAAGCGTTACCAGGCGGGCTCGTTCGCGCCCACGGCCGTGCGCTGGGGCACCGACAACCGCACCTGCGCGCTGCGCCTGGTCGGCCACGGCGGGCACTCGCTCCGCGTGGAGAACCGGGTGCCCGGCGCGGACGTCAACCCGTACCTGGCGATCGCGGCGCTGGTGGCCGGCGCCCTGCACGGGATCGAAAACGAGCTGGAGCTGGAAGAGGCGTACGGCGGCAACGCGTACGACGACGCCGACGCGCCGAGGGTTCCATCGACGCTGCGCGATGCCCTCGATCTGTGGGAGACTTCCGCGGTCGCGCGCGAGGCGTTCGGCGGCGATGTCGTCGCCCACTACGCCAACAACGCGCGCGTCGAACTGGCCGCATTCGACGCCGCCGTGACGGATTGGGAGATGTTCCGGGGGTTCGAACGGCTGTGA